The Starkeya sp. ORNL1 DNA window CTTTATCGCCGCAAGGGCGGCGATCCGGTCGCCTATCTCGCCGAGGAAGCGGCGGAGTACGTCGCGCAGGGCTTCAAGGCGGTGAAGCTCAAGGTCGGCTTCGGCGTCGAGGAGGACATCCTGATGACGCGTATTATCCGCGAGACCATCGGCCCGGATATCGGGCTGATGATCGACGCCAATCACGCCTATGACGCGATCGCGGCGATCCGGCTCGGCCGCGCCATCGAACAATATGACATCGGCTGGTTCGAGGAGCCGGTGCCGCCCGAGGATATTGCCGGCCATCTCCAGGTGAAGGCGGCGCTCAAGATGCCGATCGCCGGCGGCGAGTGCGAATTCACCCGCTACGGCTTCCGCGACCTGCTGGCAAAGCACATGGTCGATATCGTGCAGCCGGACACCTGCGCCGCCGGCGGCATCTCCGAGTGCAAGAAGATCGCCGACATGGCATCGGCCCACGGCATCCGCTACGCGCCCCATGTCTGGGGCACCGGCATCGCCATCGCCGCCGGGTTGCAACTGCTCTCCGTGCTGCCGGACTCCACGCCGCCCTCGCTGGCGCCGGTGGAGCCGATGCTGGAGTTCGACCGCACCGAGCACCCGATCCGCCAGGCCATCCTCAAGACCCCGATCGAGCACAAGGAGGGCCGCGTCGCGGTGCCCGAAGGGCCGGGCCTCGGCATCGAGATCGACCGCGGCGCACTGGAGCGCCTGCGCGCCTCATGAACCAAAGCATGCCGGCCATTGATTGACACCAATGCG harbors:
- a CDS encoding mandelate racemase/muconate lactonizing enzyme family protein; this encodes MKITDVKTHVLEASLSQPFAYSRAWYSTRTAMLVEIETDQGLVGWGECYGPARINTAVVQAMKAALVGQDALRTEWLWQEIYARYRDHGQKGVIIQGLSGIDIALWDLKGKFFNQPIHRLLGGPIRSDVPAYATGLYRRKGGDPVAYLAEEAAEYVAQGFKAVKLKVGFGVEEDILMTRIIRETIGPDIGLMIDANHAYDAIAAIRLGRAIEQYDIGWFEEPVPPEDIAGHLQVKAALKMPIAGGECEFTRYGFRDLLAKHMVDIVQPDTCAAGGISECKKIADMASAHGIRYAPHVWGTGIAIAAGLQLLSVLPDSTPPSLAPVEPMLEFDRTEHPIRQAILKTPIEHKEGRVAVPEGPGLGIEIDRGALERLRAS